DNA from Deltaproteobacteria bacterium:
AAAGAACTTATCTTCCCTTTTTCCGGATATTGACAAATTGTACTATTTATACTACATTATGTAATATGTTGGCCCAACAGATAAGCGCCTGGCGGCAGGTCCGTGGCCTGACCCAGGAAGAACTCGCCTCGCGAACGGGCATTCCGCGGCCCAATCTTTCGGCGATCGAGCGGGGGCAACACGATATCACCGTTGCCACGCTGGAAAAA
Protein-coding regions in this window:
- a CDS encoding helix-turn-helix transcriptional regulator, whose amino-acid sequence is MLAQQISAWRQVRGLTQEELASRTGIPRPNLSAIERGQHDITVATLEK